The sequence AGGACGGATCAACGACGACGACGTGAAGGCGGTACGGGACGCGGTCCCGATCGACGCCGTGGTCTCCGAGTACCTCCAGCTACGGAACGCGGGCGGCGGCAACCTCAAGGGCCTGTGCCCCTTCCACGACGAGAAGTCCCCTTCCTTCCAGGTCAGCCCCAGCAAGGGGCTCTACCACTGCTTCGGCTGCCAGGCGGGCGGGGACACCCTCGACTTCGTCATGAAGATCGACCACCTCTCCTTCTCGGAGGCGGTCGAGCGCCTGGCCGGCCTGGCCGGCATCACCCTGCGGTACGAGGAGGGCGGCTACACCGCCGGCACCAGCGGCCGCGGTGACCGCATCCGGCTGGTCGAGGCGCACAAGGCCGCCGCCCAGTTCTACGTCGACCAGCTGGGCAGCCCCGAGGCGGAGATCGGCCGCAAGTTCCTGGCGGAGCGCGGCTTCGACCAGGCCGCGGCCACGCACTTCAGCGTGGGTTACAGCCCGGCCGGATGGGACCACCTGACCCGCTTCCTGCGCGGCAAGGGCTTCACCGACAAGGAACTGATCACCTCCGGGCTCGCCCAGGACAGCCGCAGCGGCAAGCCGATCGACCGCTTCCGCGGCCGGCTGATGTGGCCCATCCGCGACATCAGCGGCGAGGTGGTCGGCTTCGGTGCGCGCAAGCTGCGCGACGACGACAACGGGCCGAAGTACCTGAACACCCCCGAGACCGCGATCTACAAGAAGTCCCAGGTGCTCTACGGCATCGACCTGGCGAAGAAGGAGATCGCGAAGACCTCCCGGGCCGTGGTCGTCGAGGGCTACACCGACGTGATGGCCTGCCACCTGGCCGGGGTCACCACCGCGATCGCCACCTGTGGCACCGCCTTCGGCGGGGACCACATCAAGATCCTGCGCCGGCTGCTGATGGACAACGCCACCGCCGAGGTGATCTTCACCTTCGACGGCGACGCGGCGGGCCAGAAGGCCGCGCTGCGGGCCTTCGAGGACGACCAGAAGTTCGCCGCGGAGACCTCGATCACCATCGCCCCCGGCGGTATGGACCCCTGCGACCTGCGGCTCGCCCAAGGCGACGCGGCCGTGTCCGGCCTGGTGGAGGCCCGCACTCCGCTGTTCGAGTTCGCCCTGCGGCACATCGTGTCCCGGCACAACCTGGAGAACCCGGCGGGCCGGGCGGCCGCGCTGGACGAGGCCGCGCCCGTCGTCGCCCACATCAAGAACATCGCGATCCAGCACGAGTCGGCGGTCCAGCTGGCGGGCATGCTGGGCATCCGCGACGAGCAGTTCGTGGTCAAGCGGGTCGCACAGCTGGCCCGCTGGGCCCGCGAGCGCGGACAGGGCGACGGACCGCAGGGCGGCCGACCCGGCGGGAAGCCGCAGCGGGGCCGCGCGTCCTACGAGGACGTCCCGGCGCCGGCCGCCCAGCCGGCCGGGGGCCCCGCGCTGAACCTGCGCAGCCCGGCCCACCGCACCGAGCGCGAGCTCCTCAAGCTCGCCCTCCAGCGGCCGGCCCTGGTCTCCCCGGCCTTCGACGCGTACGGGATGGACGAGTTCACCGCCCCGCCCTACGCGGCCGTGCGCCAGGCGATCCTGGACGCGGGCGGTGCCTCGCTCGGCGCGGAGGACTACCTGGCCCGGGTCCGCGGGGCCGCCCCGAACGACACCGTGCGCGCGCTCGTCACGGAACTGGCGGTCGAGGCCATCCACGCGAAGACCGTGGACGAGATGTACGCCGGGGTCCAGCTGGTCCAGGTGCGGCTGCGCGCCGTCGACCGCCGGGTCCACGAGATCCAGGGCACGCTGTCGCGGCTGGGCCCGCAGGCCCCGCCGGAGCAACTGGCCGCCGTCCAGGAAGAGCTGTGGGTGCTCCAGCAGTACGGCCAGCGGCTGCGCAACCGCGGCGCCGAGGGGCTGTAGCGGCGAGTCCGTAGCCGCGGGGCCCGTGGCCGCGGGTCACCGGCCGCCGGTCACCCGCGCCCGAACCAGTCGCCGCCGGGGATCTCCGTGCCCGACTCCCGCAGGTCGCGGGCGATCAACGGGGCCGCCAGATAGACCCAGGCGCGGACCGTGGTGCCGTCCGGGCGCAGCACCGGGCGGGCGATCCGGTCGTAGATGTTCCCCGGCCGGCCCGGGCCCCCGTACTCCTCCAGCTGGTCCAGCGCGGCCAGCAGCCGCCCGTAGCGACCCGGTGCCGCCGTGATCAGCTCGCCGACGACCGCCGTGCCGGGGCGGTGGACCGCGTACGGGTATCCGGGACCGTCGTAGAGCGCCGCGTCCGGGAGGACGGCCGGCTCCTGCGAGGCCGTGCGGCCGCGCAGGAACAGGTCGTGGTTGACCTCGCCCGGGCGCAGGGTCCCGTAGACGAAGAACGGGAGCGGATCGCCCGGGTCCGGTAGCCGTTCGACCGATGTCACGGGGCCCTCCCTCGGGTCTGGCACGACGGTGCGCGGCCCGGGCCGGGAGTCCCCCGCCCTCCCGCGCCCCACCACCGTACGCACCGCCGGCGCGCGTCCTCCCGGCGGGCGCCTCGGCCACGGTGGAGCCCCCGCCGGCCCGGGCCGCGGCCGGCTGCGGTCACCCGGACGGCGCGAGGCTCCCCGATAGCCGCAGCACCCGCGTTGACCTGCGGAGACGGTCAGGGGGCGGGCCTTCGCAGGGCATACCTGACGGGACATCAGCAGGCGCGCGGCCGGCGGGCCGGGTTTCCTCGGGAACACGACCCCGTGTCTTCAGGAGAGTCCCCATGCGCCGACGTACCGCACACCTGCTGACCGCGACCGTGCTGACCGCCGCCGCGTTCACCGGGCCGGTCGCCGGCGCCGTCGCCGCCGCCGAGCTCGGCGTGGTGGGCTTCGCGCCCGGGGACTTCGCGCCGCTGGAGGTGTGGCCCAAGTCCGCCGCCCCCGGCGCCACCGTGACCGTGAACACCACCGCCTGCGGGAGCGGCAGCCACGCGGACGGCGATGCCACCACGGTGGGCGGCGGCCGGTTCAAGCTGGTCCCGGGCCCCCACAAGGAGGTGGTCGTGGGGCAGTTCCAGATCGCCCACGGCACCCGCGGCGGGACCTACGGCATCGGCGTGACCTGCGCGAACGGCAAGTTCGCCACCGGCGACCTGATCGTCACCGAGCGAGGCCCGCAGGGCCACGTCAACACCGGGGTGGGCGGTGGCACGACCACCACCACCGACCCCGCCAAGATCGCGGCGGGAGCGGCCGTACTGGCCGCTGCCGCCGTCGGCGGTACCTGGCTCCTGCGTCGCCGGGCGAGCGGCACGCGGAGCTGACGGACGCCCACCGCGGCTCCGGCCGCGGTCCGACCGGTACCGTCCCCCGTCGCCCGCCCCGCGAGGTCCCCCCGTTCGCGGGGCCGGGCGACGGCCAGTCACCCCGAAACGGAAGCCGAGGGGGTACGCATGGGTGGCGATCTCGGTGGCGCGCGGGGGCGCGCCGCCCGCACCCCCACCGCCCGCCACGGCGGACTCGTCGCGCTCGCCGCCTGCGTCGGCATCTGGCTCGTGACCAGCGGTTCGCGTGAACCCGTCGGACCGCCGCTGCCCTCCCCCGCCGAATCACTGACCGCCGCCGGCGTGGTGGGCCCCGGGATCGCCCCGCTCCCCGGTTCCCCGCCGGCCCGGATCCGGATCCCCTCCATCCGGGTCGACGCCCCGCTGACCGGGCTCGGCCTGGATCGGCGCGGCAGCCTCGAAGTGCCCCCGCCGGACCGGCGCGACCTGGCCGGCTGGTACCGCGACGGCACCACACCGGGCGCCACCGGCACCGCCGTCATCGCCGGGCACGTGGACGACGCCGTCGGGCCGGGGGTCTTCTACGACCTGGGCGCGCTGCGCCGCGGGGCCTCCATCGAGATCCCGCGCGCGGACGGCCGTACGGCGGTGTTCACGGTCCACGCGGTCGAGGTCTACGACGCCAAGGCCTTCCCCGACACCCGCGTGTACGGGCCTTCGGCGCGCGCCGAGCTCCGGGTGATCACCTGCGGCGGCGGCTTCTCGCCCCGCACGGGCTACCGCGGCAACGTGGTGGTCTTCGCGCACCTCACCGGGACGTACTAGAAGCTGTTCCGGCGGGTCAGCCCCACTGCTCGATGCCGAGCTTGAGCACCAGCGCGCCCACCACCGTCAGCAGCACGCCGCGGACGAAGCCGCTGCCCTTCTTGAGCGCCATACCGGCGCCGATCATGCCGCCGGCCAGGTTGAACACCGCCATCAGCGCGGCGAGCTGCCACAGCACCATGCCCTGGTAGGCGAACATCGCGAGCGCCCCGCCGTTGGTGCAGCAGTTCACGATCTTGGCGGTGGCGGAGGCCGTGACCAGGTCGAGGTGGAGCAGCGCCGTGAGGGCGAGCACCAGGAAGGTGCCGGTGCCGGGCCCGATGAGGCCGTCGTAGAAGCCGATGCCCAGGCCCGCGAGCCCGATGGCGAGCAGCACCCGCTGCCGGCTGACGGGTGCGGTGGAGGGGGCGGTGCCGAAGCCGGGCTTGAAGATCACGACACCGGCGACGAAGACGAGGACCACCATGATCAGCGGGCGGAGGGTGTCCTTGCTGATGCCGCCCGCGAGCGCGGCACCGCCCATCGAGCCGGCGAGCGCGGCCAGGCCGATGCGGACGGCCAGTTTCACGTTCACCGGGGCCTTGCGGGCGTACGTGACGGCCGCCCCGGCGGTCCCGACGATGGCCACGGCCTTGTTGGTGCCGAGGACGGTGGCGGGGTGCGCGTTCGGCAGGCCGAGCAGGAGCGCGGGCAGGAGCAGCAGACCGCCGCCGCCCACCACCGCGTCGATCCAGCCTGCGGCGGCCGCTGCCACGCACAGGATGACGATCATGGTCGTTGATATGTCAGGCACGACCTGACCCTACGGAGCTGTTGGGTGCAGTGGGCATCAATCTCCGGAAAGTTGCGCAAAGGTTGAGCTTTGCCGGGCCGGCACCCGGTCCGGGGCCACCGGAGCCGCCGGGTCCACGGCCGCCGTCAGCACGGTCGCGGCCAGCACACCGGCCGCCCCCAACCCCGCCGCCAGCCGCCGCGCGGGCGGTACGGAGGCCAGCGCGGCCAGGGCGACCCGTGCCGGCGAGGGGCGCCGCGGCTTGCGGTGCCGGGCCGTCGCCGCCACCGGAGCCTCGGCGCCGACGGGGACGGGGACGCGGACGGGGAGGGCGACGTGCAACGGGTGACGCATGGGGCGGTGACTCCTCGGGGGAACGCGGGACGCACGGGACGCACAGGACGCACGGGAACGCGGAAGGCGCAGGATGGGTGGGGGCGCGGCTCAGAAGCTGAAGCACTCGGAATGGATCCGACCGGCCGGCACCCCGGCCCGCAGCAGCGCGGCCCGGGTCGCCTCGGCCATCCCCGGCGGCCCGCACAGGTACACGTCGTGCTCGGCCAGGTCCGGCACCAGCGCGGCCAGCGCCTGCGGGGCCAGCGGGTCGTAGGCGGCGCCGGACGGCCCGAGCAGATAGTGCAGACCGGCCTGCCGCTCGGCGGCGATGGCCTCCAGCTCGGACCGCAGCACGAGGTGCTCCTCGGCTCCGGCCCGGTAGAGCAGGGTGATGTCCCCCGGGCCCCCGGGCAGTGTCTCGAACAGGGCCCGCATCGGGGTGATCCCGACCCCGCCCGCGATCAGCAGCACCTTGGGCCTGGTCCGCCGGGCGGCGGTGAGCGCGCCGAACGGCCCGGTGGCCAGCACCCGCGTCCCGGGGCGCAGCCGGCGGATCCGGCGGGAGTGGCCACCGAGCCCCTTCACGGTGATCCGCAGGGCGTTCCCCCGTACGGGCGCGGACAGCGAGAACGGCAGGGCCGTGTGCCACAGTCGCCGCTGGAGGAACCGCCAGCGCAGGAACTGGCCCGGCTCCGCGCGCAGTTCCGCGAGGTGCTGCCCGTACATGACGACGGAGACCACCCCGGGCCCCTCGACCCGGACGTCCGCCACCCGCAGCGCGTGCCTCAGGGCCTGCCGTACGGGGACCACGCCGCGGTACCAGATCAGCAGGACGGCGACCACGGTGTGGGCGAGCGCCCAGAACCAACCGGCCGCGGCCAGATCGGGCCCGGCGAGCTGGTGCCCGAAGGCGAGGGCGGCGGCCAGGTAGACGAACAGGTGGACCCCGCGCCAGGTTTCGTGCGGCACCCGGCGGCGTACCTCCCGGGCGGAGGTCACACCGACCGCGGCCAGGAGGACGGTCCCGGCCGCGGCGGCGGCGAGCGCGGGGTAGCCGAGCAGCTCCGAGGCGGCGGAGACCACGTCGGTTCCCTCGTGCACGGCGTAGCCGAGCAGGGCGAAGAGCCCGTGCCCGAAGACGAGCAGCAGGACGTACCGGCCACCGAAGGCGTGCCAGCGGGCGAGCCGGTCGGCGCCGACGCCGTGCTCGACGGCGGGTACCCGGGCCATCAGGAACAGCAGCACCAGTACCCCGTAGCCGGCGAGCAGGCCGGACAGGTGGGCGGCGGTGGCGAACAGCGCGTCGGGCCGGGCCGAGGGCCGTACCTGCGCCGCCCAGAGCAGGGTCACCACCCCCGCACCGCCCAGCATCCCGCCCCTCACCCGCACCACCGCATCTCGCATACGGAGCACGCTAAGGGCGCGAACGGCGGCCCTGATGGTCCTTAAGGCCGCCTTGAGGAAGGCCTCACCGACCCTTAACCCCGGCGCTGAGGTCGGCGTTCCGTCCGGGTAACAGAGGCGATGTCGTGGGGAAACAGCGGCCGCGCACGCTCGTGGCATGACCTCGGACAAGCGTGTGGTGGTGATCGGCGGCGGCCTCGCGGGCCTACGGCTCGCGCAGCGGCTCGGCCCGGCCGCGGCGGTGACCGTCCTCGGCGACGAGACCCACGTGCCGTACAACCGGGTCCTGCTCGCCGAGGTCCTCGCGGGCCGGTACGCGCCGGAGGTGACGGCCCTGCCGGCACCCGGCCCGGTGCTGCGGCGGGGGGTCCGGGCGGTACGCGTGGACCGCGCCGAGCGGGCCGTGCACTGCGACGACGGCACGGTGGCCCGGTACGACACGCTGGTCCTGGCCACGGGTTCGAACGCGGTGCTCCCGCCGCTGCGCGGACTGTTCGAACCGGAAGGACGGGACCTCCCGGACGGGGTGCACGCCTTCCGCACCATGGACGACTGCCTGGCGCTCTCGGCGGCCGTACGGCCCGGGGCACGCGTGGTGGTGATCGGCGGGGGCCTGCTGGGCGTCTCGGCGACCCGTGCGCTCGCCGCGCGGGGCGCGCAGGTGGTCCTCGCCCAGCAGGGCGAACGCCTGATGGAACGCCAACTGGACGCCGAGGCCTCCACCCTGCTGCACGAGCACCTGACCGCACTCGGCGTCGAGATCCACACGGAATGCCGGGTCCGCGGCCTGCTCACATCCGCGGCACCGCTGCCAGGGGCGCTGCCCCCGGACCCCCGCGCCTCGAACGCCGGCGAGGCTGAGATTGCCCTGCGGGCGATCCAGCCGCGCCGGGCAGGCAGAGCCGGGCGAAATCCAGCCCCTCCGGCGTTTGAGGAGCGGGGTCCGGGGCGGAGCCCCGGCAGCGGCGGCGCGCGGGGGCAGCGCAAGGTCACCGGGGTCGAGCTCGCCGACGGCTACCGGCTGGAGGCCGATCTCGTCGTCCTCGCCTGCGGCGTCCGCCCCCGCGTCGGCCTCGCGCGGGCCGCCGGGCTGGACGTCCGCACCGGCATCGTGGTCGACGACCACCTCCGCACCGGTGACCCCCACATCCACGCCATCGGTGACTGCGCCGAGCACGCCGGCCAGGTGTACGGCCTCGCGGGCGCCGCCCTGGAACAGGCCGACGCCTTGGCCACGTTCCTCACCGGCGAGCCCACGCGGTACACCGGCACCCGCGCCCTCACCCGCCTCACCCTCACCGCCGACGGTGACCGCGCCCTCGATCTCGCCGCCTTCGGCGAGACCACCGCCCTCCCCGGCGACGACGTGGTCCGGCTCGCCGACGCCACCCGCCGCACCTACCGCAAGGTCGTCCTGCGGGGCGACCGCCTCGTCGGCGGCGTCCTGCTCGGCGAGCTCTCCACCGTGGGGGCCCTCGCCCGCACCTGGGAGGGCGAGGAATCACCGCACGACCTGTTCCACCTGCTCACCGACGACGGAGGCCACTGACATGACCGAGCCCCTGCCCACGATCGTGCTCATCGGGCACGGCATGGTCGGCCAGCGCTACCTCGAAGCACTCGCCGAGCGCGGGGTCACCGCCACGCACCGGATCACCGTGCTCTGCGAGGAGCCCCGGCCCGCCTACGACCGCGTGCACCTGACCTCGTACTTCTCCGGCAGCACCGCCGAGGACCTGTCCATGACGCCCGCCGGGTTCATGGAGCGGCACGGCATCGACCTCCACCTCGACGACCCCGCCGAGCACATCGACCGGGCCGCCCGTACCGTCACCGCCCGGTCCGGGCAGGTCTTCCCGTACGACGTCCTGGTCCTGGCCACCGGCAGCTTCCCCTTCGTACCGCCGGTCCCCGGCAAGGACGCCCCCGGCTGCTTCGTCTACCGCACCATCGAGGACCTCCTCGCCATCGAGGCGTACGCGAAGGACAAGTCCAGCGGCGCGGTCGTCGGCGGCGGACTCCTCGGCCTGGAGGCCGCCGGCGCCCTCCAGGGCCTCGGGCTCGCCACCCGCGTCGTCGAGTTCGCCCCGCGCCTGATGCCCGTACAGGTCGACGACGGTGGCGGCGCGGCCCTGCTGCGCACCATCGAGTCCATGGGGCTGACCGTCCACACCGGCGTCGGCACCCAGGAGGTGGTGACCGGCGAGGACGGCCACGTCAGCGGGATGCGGCTGTCCGACGGCTCGGTCGTCGACACCGACCTCGTCGTCTTCTCCGCCGGTGTCCGCCCCCGCGACCAGTTGGCCCGCGACTGCGGACTGGACGTCGGCGAGCGCGGCGGCATCGCGGTCGACGCCCGCTGCCGCACCTCCGACGCGCATGTCTACGCCATCGGCGAGTGCGCCCTCGCCGTCGACGGCCGCGTCTACGGACTGGTGGCCCCCGGCTACGAGATGGCCGAGACGGCCGCCGACGACCTGCTCGGCCGCGAGAAGGAGTTCACCGGCGCCGACCTCTCCACCAAGCTCAAGCTCCTCGGCGTGGACGTGGCCTCCTTCGGCGACGCCCACGGCACCACCCCGGACAGCCTCGACGTCGTCTGGTCCGACTCCCGCTCCGGGGTCTACAAGAAGCTGGTCGTCTCCCCCGACGGCGTCCTCCTCGGCGGGGTCCTGGTCGGCGACGCGGACTCCTACGGCCTGCTGCGCCCGCTCACCGGAAGCGTCCCGCCCGTCGCCCCCGAGCAGCTGGTGCTGCCCGCCGGGGTCGGCGCCCCGGTCGCGCTCGGCCCGTCCGCGCTCCCCGACCACGCGGTGATCTGCTCCTGCCACAACGTCACCAAGAAGGCCATCGCCGCCTGCGCCACCCTCGCCGAGGTCAAGAAGTGCACCAAGGCGGGCACCGGCTGCGGCAGTTGCGTCAAGGTGATCGGACAGCTGCTGCCCGCCGCCACCGACAAGGGCCTGTGCGGCTGCTTCCCCTTCACCCGGGCCGAGCTCTACGAGATCGTCCGCACCCGCCGGTTGACCTCGTACGAGGAGATCCTCGACGGGCACGGCCGGCCGGAGGCCCGCGGCGGTGACGGCTGCGAGGTGTGCAAGCCCACCGTCGGCTCGATCATCGCCTCGCTGGCCCCCACCCTCGGCGCGAGCGGCTACGTCCTGGACGGGGAGCAGGCCGCCCTCCAGGACACCAACGACCACTTCCTCGCGAACATGCAGCGCAACGGCTCCTACTCGGTCGTCCCGCGCATCCCCGGCGGTGAGATCACCCCGGACAAGCTGATCGTGATCGGTGAGGTGGCCCGCGACTTCGGCCTCTACACGAAGATCACCGGCGGGCAGCGGATCGACCTCTTCGGGGCGAGCGTGGACCAGCTCCCGCGGATCTGGGCGCGGCTCGTCGACGCCGGGTTCGAGTCCGGGCACGCGTACGGGAAGGCCCTGCGCACGGTGAAGTCCTGCGTGGGGCAGACCTGGTGCCGCTACGGGGTCCAGGACAGCGTCCGGATGGCCATCGACCTGGAGCTGCGCTACCGGGGGCTGCGCTCCCCGCACAAGCTCAAGTCGGCGGTCTCCGGCTGCGCCCGCGAGTGCGCGGAGGCACAGAGCAAGGACTTCGGCGTCATCGCGACGGCGAGTGGCTGGAACTTGTACGTGGGCGGCAACGGCGGGGCCACGCCGCGCCACGCCGACCTGCTGGCCCAGGACCTGTCGGACGCGGAACTGGTCCGGCTGATCGACCGGTTCCTGATGTTCTACATCCGCACCGCCGACCGGCTGGAGCGGACCTCCACCTGGCTGGAGCGGCTGGAGGGGGGCCTGGCCCACCTGCGGGACGTGGTCGTGCACGACTCGCTCGGGCTGTGCGCGGAGCTGGAGTCCCTGATGGCCGACCACGTGGCGGCCTACCGGGACGAATGGGCCGAGACGCTCCAGGATCCGGAGCGGCTGCGCCGGTTCGTGTCCTTCGTCAACGCGCCCGGCGCCCCCGACCCGACCGTGAAGTTCGTCCCCGAGCGTGACCAGGTCAAGCCCGACCTGGCCGTCCTGACCATAGGAGGAGCCGTCCGATGACCGTGGAACTGCAGGTGGCGCAGGGCTGGCTGACGGTGTGCGAGCTGTCCTCGCTGATCCCCGGGCGCGGGGTGGCGGCGCTGCTGCCGGACGGGAGCCAGGCGGCGGTGTTCCTCGACCGCGCGGGGCGCCCGTACGCCATCGGCAACCAGGACCCCTTCACCGGCGCGCAGGTGCTCTCGCGCGGGCTGGTGGGGACCGCCGGGGGCCGGCCCTTCGTGGCCTCCCCCCTGCTCAAGCAGCGCTTCGACCTGGAGTCGGGGCGCTGCCTGGACGACGAGGAGACGACGGTCCGGACCTACCCGGTGCGGACCGCCGTGACCTCGTGACCTCGTGACCTCGGGGTGGTGCGTGATCAGCTCTGGACGATCGACGGGTCCATCCACATGATCTCCCAGGTGTGGCCGTCGAGGTCGTCGAAGGCACGGCCGTACATGACGCCGTGGTCCTGGGCGGGGCGGGGTTCGGTGGCACCGGCCGCCAGGGCCCCGTCCACCAGCTCGTCGACGGCGGAGCGGCTCTCGGCGCTCAGACAGATCAGCACCTCGGACGTCTTCGTCGCGTCCGCGATCTCCTTGTGGGTGAAGTCCTTGTAGCGGGCCTCGGTCAGGAGCATCGCGACGATGGTGTCGCTGATGACCATCGAGGCGCAGTTCTCGTCGGTGAACTGGGCGTTGAAGGAGTAGCCCAGCTTGCTCCAGAAGGCCTTGCCGGCCTCCAGGTCCTTGACCGGCAGGTTGACGAAGATCATGGTGGCGGACATCGAGGTCTCTCTTCTCTCGTGTGCGGTGCTTTCGAGAGGTGGACCGCGAGTCCCCGACAAACTCATCGCTGCCTCGCGAACTTTTTTCGATTTTTCTTTCCGGATCACGAAACCGCAGGTCAGGCAAGTGTCCGTCGAGCGGTTGCTCCTGCGTCACGGGGAGTTGGGGCCACGGCAACTGGCGCCTCCTAGGTTCCTCCACCGTGCGCCCCCGCGTCCGACCGGCCGCGGGGCCTTCCTCCCACAGGAGTGACCGTGGAACGTCGTACCTTCCTGCGCGGTGCGGTGATCGGTTCGTCGGCCGCCGCCTTCGGCGGCACGTTGATGCACGGAGCCGCCTACGCCGCCCCCGCCCAGCCGGGTGCCGGACCGTACGGGGCGCTCGGCGCGGCCGACGCCAACGGCATCATGCTCCCCAGCGGTTTCACCAGCCGGGTCATCGCCCGCTCGGGCCAGACCGTCAGCGGTACCTCGTACGCCTGGCACAGCGCCCCCGACGGCGGTGCCTGTTACACCGACGGCTCGGGCTGGATCTACGTGTCCAACTCGGAGATCAACCCCTCCGGCGGCGCGAGCGCGGTGAAGTTCAACTCCTCCGGCACCGTCACCGGCGCCTACCGGATCCTCTCGAACACCCGGCAGAACTGCGCGGGCGGCAAGACCCCCTGGAACACCTGGCTGTCCTGCGAGGAGGTCGACCGCGGCTTCGTCTACGAGACCGACCCGTACGGGGTGAACGCGGCCGTGCAGCGCCCCGCGATGGGCCGGTTCAAGCACGAGGCGGCCGCCGCCGACCCGGTGCGCCAGGTGATCTACCTGACCGAGGACGAGACCAGCGGCTGCTTCTACCGCTTCATCCCGACCACCTGGGGCAACCTCTCCTCCGGCACCCTCCAGGTCCTGAAGGCCGGCACCGCCACCTCGGGCTCCTTCACCTGGCAGAACGTCCCGGACCCGGACGGCTCGCCGACCGCGACCCGTAGCCAGGTCTCGGGCTCGAAGAAGTTCAACGGCGGCGAGGGCTGCCACTACGCCAACGACACCGTCTGGTTCACCACGAAGGGCGACAACCGGGTCTGGCAGCTGAACCTCACGAACAGCACGTACGAGCTGGCCTACGACGACTCGCTCGTACCCGGCGGCGCGGCCCCGCTGACCGGCGTCGACAACGTCACCGGGTCCTCGTACGGCGACCTGTACGTCGCCGAGGACGGCGGCAACATGGAGATCTGCGTGATCACCCCGGACGACGTGGTGGCGCCCTTCCTGCGGATCACCGGCCAGTCCTCCTCCGAGATCACAGGCCCGGCCTTCTCCCCCGCCGGCAACCGGCTCTACTTCTCCAGCCAGCGCGGCACGAGCGGCAGCTCGACCGGCGGCATCACCTACGAGGTGACGGGCCCCTTCCGCACCTGAGCCCCGCTCTCTCAGCCCCGCCGGAGCCCCCTCCCAGCCCCGCCGACGTTCGAGGCGCGGGGGCCCGGGGGGAGAGCCCCGCTGTTCCAGCCCCGCCGGCGTTTGAGGCGCGGGGGCCCGGGGGCAGCGCCCCCGCAACGGCGCCGCACCCGCACAACCGGCCGCACCCCCACGGGCAACCCCGCAGGGGTGCGGCGGCGGCCGCGTCACGACGCCACGGCCCCACCCTTCAGCAGCGCGGCCCCCAGCGGCGTCACGGTGTGCAGCACCGCGTTCCCCCGCCGCAGCGTGGTCACCAGCCCCGCCTCCCGCATCACACACGCGTGCTGACTCGCGGAGGCCAGCGAGACCCCGGCCCGGCGGGCCAGCTCGCTGGTGGTCGCCCCGTCCCCTATGGCCCGCAGCACCACCGACCGGGTGTGCCCGACCAGCTTGCCCAGGGTGCGCTGGCGCTGCTCCTCCACGGGCCGCGCCGCCTCACCCCCCGCCGGCGCCGAGGCCAGCTGCGCGGCGGCCGGGTAGACCAGCACCGGCGGCAGCTCCGGATCGTGCAGGGTCACCGCGGTGCGCCGGCAGAAGAAGGACGGCTGGAGCAGCAGCCCGCGCCCCCGCAGCCGTACGTCACGGTCCACGGGGTAATCGCATTCCAGCACCGGAGCCCGCCAACGCAGCATCGGCGGCAGCGAGTCCAGCAGTTCGTCCGCGCCGCCGTCCAACAGGGCCCGGCCGCGCGCGGCGCGCTCGGCCTCGATCTG comes from Streptomyces virginiae and encodes:
- the nirB gene encoding nitrite reductase large subunit NirB, coding for MTEPLPTIVLIGHGMVGQRYLEALAERGVTATHRITVLCEEPRPAYDRVHLTSYFSGSTAEDLSMTPAGFMERHGIDLHLDDPAEHIDRAARTVTARSGQVFPYDVLVLATGSFPFVPPVPGKDAPGCFVYRTIEDLLAIEAYAKDKSSGAVVGGGLLGLEAAGALQGLGLATRVVEFAPRLMPVQVDDGGGAALLRTIESMGLTVHTGVGTQEVVTGEDGHVSGMRLSDGSVVDTDLVVFSAGVRPRDQLARDCGLDVGERGGIAVDARCRTSDAHVYAIGECALAVDGRVYGLVAPGYEMAETAADDLLGREKEFTGADLSTKLKLLGVDVASFGDAHGTTPDSLDVVWSDSRSGVYKKLVVSPDGVLLGGVLVGDADSYGLLRPLTGSVPPVAPEQLVLPAGVGAPVALGPSALPDHAVICSCHNVTKKAIAACATLAEVKKCTKAGTGCGSCVKVIGQLLPAATDKGLCGCFPFTRAELYEIVRTRRLTSYEEILDGHGRPEARGGDGCEVCKPTVGSIIASLAPTLGASGYVLDGEQAALQDTNDHFLANMQRNGSYSVVPRIPGGEITPDKLIVIGEVARDFGLYTKITGGQRIDLFGASVDQLPRIWARLVDAGFESGHAYGKALRTVKSCVGQTWCRYGVQDSVRMAIDLELRYRGLRSPHKLKSAVSGCARECAEAQSKDFGVIATASGWNLYVGGNGGATPRHADLLAQDLSDAELVRLIDRFLMFYIRTADRLERTSTWLERLEGGLAHLRDVVVHDSLGLCAELESLMADHVAAYRDEWAETLQDPERLRRFVSFVNAPGAPDPTVKFVPERDQVKPDLAVLTIGGAVR
- the nirD gene encoding nitrite reductase small subunit NirD translates to MTVELQVAQGWLTVCELSSLIPGRGVAALLPDGSQAAVFLDRAGRPYAIGNQDPFTGAQVLSRGLVGTAGGRPFVASPLLKQRFDLESGRCLDDEETTVRTYPVRTAVTS
- a CDS encoding VOC family protein encodes the protein MSATMIFVNLPVKDLEAGKAFWSKLGYSFNAQFTDENCASMVISDTIVAMLLTEARYKDFTHKEIADATKTSEVLICLSAESRSAVDELVDGALAAGATEPRPAQDHGVMYGRAFDDLDGHTWEIMWMDPSIVQS
- a CDS encoding alkaline phosphatase PhoX, which encodes MERRTFLRGAVIGSSAAAFGGTLMHGAAYAAPAQPGAGPYGALGAADANGIMLPSGFTSRVIARSGQTVSGTSYAWHSAPDGGACYTDGSGWIYVSNSEINPSGGASAVKFNSSGTVTGAYRILSNTRQNCAGGKTPWNTWLSCEEVDRGFVYETDPYGVNAAVQRPAMGRFKHEAAAADPVRQVIYLTEDETSGCFYRFIPTTWGNLSSGTLQVLKAGTATSGSFTWQNVPDPDGSPTATRSQVSGSKKFNGGEGCHYANDTVWFTTKGDNRVWQLNLTNSTYELAYDDSLVPGGAAPLTGVDNVTGSSYGDLYVAEDGGNMEICVITPDDVVAPFLRITGQSSSEITGPAFSPAGNRLYFSSQRGTSGSSTGGITYEVTGPFRT
- a CDS encoding ArsR/SmtB family transcription factor → MLRIHFTGVDLARVRMAGRPDALWETILSFHRLRDRRDARLFGEWRTETRSRLNSETRTLGMLIPSRGYFPDFLTPVEGQYGWDLGLDALRGIRPERMRRELQLLGAGAPLTPRLREFMDAGDKQLPRLMGELRAYHRAAVEPYWTHIQAQIEAERAARGRALLDGGADELLDSLPPMLRWRAPVLECDYPVDRDVRLRGRGLLLQPSFFCRRTAVTLHDPELPPVLVYPAAAQLASAPAGGEAARPVEEQRQRTLGKLVGHTRSVVLRAIGDGATTSELARRAGVSLASASQHACVMREAGLVTTLRRGNAVLHTVTPLGAALLKGGAVAS